From Oryza sativa Japonica Group chromosome 4, ASM3414082v1, one genomic window encodes:
- the LOC4336695 gene encoding aluminum-activated malate transporter 10, producing the protein MAAVANGGAAPEWRVTVPEGATVTVEREAGRCRRAAVVWAWQLVSCVAALGSRASGLAGRVWKIGADDPRRAVHGVKVGLALALVSVFYYTRPLYDGVGGAAMWAVMTVVVVFEFTVGGCVYKGFNRATATVSAGAVALGVHWIASKSGDKLEPVVRSGSVFLLAAAATFSRFIPTVKARFDYGVTIFILTYSLVAVSGYRVDALVAMAQQRVSTIAIGIFICLAVCLLICPVWAGQELHRLTARNMDKLAGAVEACVEGYFVAGEEEAAGPEYKRRPAAAAAAEGYKCVLNSKASEDAQANLARWEPAHGRFGFRHPYAQYKAVGAAMRHCAYCVEALSGCIRSAEAQSPEGVNRHLAGASTRVATRCAAVLREASSSVAAMTTPSRGLDFAVADMNTAVQELQSEVRELPSKLAAAAGEPAAAQQLMDAVQLLTVTSLLIEVSARIEGVVDAVDTLATLAAFRSADDDDDDDDEKPTTEADAKLQTVSDHVTVEPEAAAAAARTTKNIEQV; encoded by the exons ATGGCTGCGGTGGCGAATGGCGGTGCTGCGCCGGAGTGGCGGGTGACGGTGCCGGAGGGCGCGACGGTGACGGTGGAGCGCGAGGCCGGCCGCTGCCGGCGGGCCGCCGTGGTGTGGGCGTGGCAGCTGGTTTCCTGCGTCGCCGCGCTCGGGAGCAGGGCGTCCGGCCTCGCCGGGCGTGTCTGGAAGATCGGCGCGGACGACCCCCGGAGGGCGGTGCACGGCGTCAAGGTCGGCCTCGCGCTCGCCCTCGTCTCCGTGTTCTACTACACCAGGCCCCTCtacgacggcgtcggcggcgccgccatgtgGGCCGTCAtgaccgtcgtcgtcgtcttcgagtTCACCGTTG GTGGCTGTGTGTACAAGGGGTTCAACCGGGCCACGGCGACGGTGAGCGCCGGGGCGGTCGCGCTCGGCGTGCACTGGATCGCGAGCAAGTCCGGCGACAAGCTCGAGCCGGTCGTCCGCAGCGGCTCGGTTTTCCTTCTTG ccgcggcggcgacgttcTCGCGGTTCATACCGACGGTGAAGGCGCGGTTCGACTACGGGGTGACCATCTTCATCCTGACGTACAGCCTGGTGGCCGTGTCGGGGTACCGCGTGGACGCGCTGGTGGCGATGGCGCAGCAGCGGGTCTCCACCATCGCCATCGGCATCTTCATCTGCCTCGCCGTCTGCTTGCTCATCTGCCCCGTGTGGGCCGGGCAGGAGCTGCACCGCCTCACCGCCCGCAACATGGacaagctcgccggcgccgtcgaggcCTGCGTCGAGGGCTACTTCgtcgcgggagaggaggaggcggcggggccggAGTacaagcggcggccggcggctgctgcggcggcggaggggtacAAGTGCGTGCTCAACTCCAAGGCGTCCGAGGACGCGCAGGCGAACCTGGCGCGGTGGGAGCCCGCGCACGGCAGGTTCGGCTTCCGCCACCCGTACGCACAGTACaaggccgtcggcgccgccatgCGCCACTGCGCGTACTGCGTCGAGGCCCTGAGCGGCTGCATCCGCTCCGCGGAGGCCCAGTCGCCCGAGGGCGTCAAtcgccacctcgccggcgcgtCCACGAGGGTGGCGACGCGGTGCGCGGCGGTGCTCAGGGAGGCCTCGAGCTCCGTCGCCGCGATGACGACGCCGTCCCGGGGCCTCGACTTCGCCGTGGCGGACATGAACACCGCCGTTCAGGAGCTCCAGAGCGAGGTGCGGGAGCTCCCGTCCaagctggccgccgccgccggggagccgGCCGCGGCGCAGCAGCTGATGGACGCCGTGCAGCTGCTCACGGTGACCTCGCTGCTGATCGAGGTGTCGGCGAGGATCGAGGGCGTCGTGGACGCCGTCGACACGCTCGCCACCCTCGCGGCGTTCAGATcagctgacgacgacgacgacgacgacgacgaaaagCCAACAACAGAAGCAGATGCCAAGCTGCAAACCGTGAGCGATCACGTCACGGTCGAACCGgaagcggctgcggctgcggctcggACAACAAAGAACATTGAACAAGTTTAA
- the LOC4336696 gene encoding uncharacterized protein, giving the protein MAKLYVQAVQPADLNKNTEWFMYPGVWTTYILILFFSWLLVLSVFGCTPGMAWTFVNLAHFAMTYHFFHWKKGTPFADDQGMYNRLTWWEQMDNGKQLTRNRKFLTVVPLVLYLIALHTTDYQHPMLFLNTIAVVVLVVAKLPNMHKVRIFGINAGN; this is encoded by the exons ATGGCGAAGCTGTACGTGCAGGCGGTGCAGCCGGCGGATCTGAACAAGAACACGGAGTGGTTCATGTACCCCGGGGTGTGGACGACCTACATCctcatcctcttcttctcctggCTGCTCGTCCTCTCCGTCTTCGGCTGCACCCCCGGCATGGCGTGGACGTTCGTCAACCTCGCCCACTTCGCG ATGACATACCATTTTTTTCACTGGAAGAAGGGAACTCCGTTTGCTGATGACCAGGGGATGTATAATAGATTGACTTGGTGGGAGCAAATGGACAATGGGAAGCAGCTTACTCGCAACAGAAAATTTCTGACCGTGGTTCCTTTGGTCCT ATACTTGATAGCCTTGCACACGACAGATTATCAACATCCTATGCTCTTCCTCAACACCATTGCAGTTGTTGTGCTGGTTGTTGCAAAACTACCGAACATGCACAAGGTCCGGATCTTTGGAATCAATGCTGGCAACTAG